In the genome of Desulfofarcimen acetoxidans DSM 771, one region contains:
- a CDS encoding methylated-DNA--[protein]-cysteine S-methyltransferase has product MRSIFFYQTDIGEIRIAENGTAITNLYFQEENIAEDFVVQETNLLKEAAEQLRSYLAGKRKKFALPIAPNSTEFMLSVWEALRTIPYGETRSYGEIAQSVGKPKASRAVGLANNKNPIPIFIPCHRVIGANGKLVGYLGGLQIKEYLLELERLYGNF; this is encoded by the coding sequence ATGAGAAGTATATTTTTCTATCAAACAGATATTGGGGAAATAAGAATAGCAGAAAACGGAACCGCCATTACGAATCTATATTTTCAAGAGGAAAACATTGCCGAAGACTTTGTCGTACAAGAAACAAATCTTCTCAAAGAGGCAGCTGAACAGCTGCGGAGCTACCTTGCAGGAAAACGTAAGAAATTTGCGCTACCCATTGCCCCTAACAGTACAGAGTTCATGCTTAGCGTTTGGGAAGCTTTACGCACTATTCCCTATGGTGAAACACGGAGCTACGGAGAGATTGCGCAGAGCGTTGGTAAACCAAAAGCATCAAGAGCGGTAGGACTTGCAAACAACAAAAATCCGATTCCAATTTTTATACCCTGCCATCGGGTTATCGGCGCAAACGGAAAGTTGGTCGGCTATCTTGGGGGACTTCAAATCAAAGAGTATCTTTTGGAGTTAGAGAGGTTATATGGAAATTTTTAA
- a CDS encoding GGDEF domain-containing protein, translating to MLLPPSIIAYNFFAMGLNVVAVLYLTLTLFGARTSLKQNHLFLISGTLANGVILNVPGGLNYAYKSLFYILVTLFLLKVICNFKLKEAFFSVAIFSIIDALGETVVALISVEVFGYTVTYFHQHILLLLFGVLIQNTINISIILLIRTYKYKKDLASPSTNNPALFILLMLLTAVFFNFVGLLNPSLNLKTVVLYNAIIVSLLLICSILFFYLIDKLRKGVGIDTLTGLWNRQFFHVNLQEELERTNRTGNPTSLAIIDVDNFKKINDTFGHLAGDVALKKIANTLRQNVRRIDTVVRWGGEEFAIVFSNADIETAYEVVERIRKSVEAIEFMCQITISIGLSSTNLTTNLDELVHVADKALYRAKETKNTTIIFVEAPSY from the coding sequence TTGTTGTTACCCCCGTCTATAATTGCATATAATTTTTTTGCTATGGGGCTAAATGTCGTTGCAGTATTATACTTAACACTTACATTGTTTGGTGCAAGAACAAGTCTTAAACAAAACCACTTATTTTTAATCTCTGGAACCTTAGCTAATGGTGTAATATTAAATGTTCCAGGTGGGTTAAACTATGCTTATAAATCATTATTTTACATTTTGGTTACGCTGTTCTTATTAAAGGTAATTTGCAACTTCAAGCTGAAAGAGGCATTCTTTTCTGTTGCCATATTTTCGATAATTGATGCTTTAGGGGAAACCGTAGTTGCATTGATTTCTGTGGAGGTTTTTGGATATACGGTAACCTATTTTCATCAACATATATTACTATTACTGTTTGGAGTGTTAATCCAAAACACAATTAATATTTCAATTATACTTTTAATAAGAACGTATAAGTACAAAAAGGATTTGGCCTCGCCATCAACTAACAACCCGGCATTGTTCATCTTACTAATGTTACTAACTGCAGTTTTCTTTAACTTTGTCGGGCTACTTAATCCCAGTTTAAATTTGAAAACCGTGGTTTTATACAATGCGATTATAGTCTCACTGTTGCTGATATGCAGTATCCTATTCTTTTATTTAATTGATAAGTTAAGAAAAGGAGTGGGAATTGATACTCTAACAGGTCTGTGGAATAGGCAATTCTTTCATGTGAACTTACAAGAGGAGCTTGAACGAACAAATAGAACGGGTAACCCTACATCCTTAGCTATTATAGATGTGGACAACTTTAAAAAAATCAATGACACATTCGGACATCTTGCAGGTGATGTAGCGTTGAAAAAGATAGCAAACACTTTAAGACAAAATGTTCGACGCATTGATACGGTGGTTCGTTGGGGCGGAGAGGAATTTGCAATTGTTTTTTCCAATGCAGACATTGAGACTGCTTATGAAGTAGTAGAGAGAATTCGCAAATCTGTTGAAGCAATTGAATTTATGTGTCAAATTACGATTAGCATAGGTTTAAGTTCAACAAACCTTACAACAAATCTAGATGAATTGGTACATGTTGCAGACAAGGCCCTATATAGAGCGAAAGAAACAAAAAATACAACGATTATATTTGTAGAAGCTCCATCTTACTAG
- a CDS encoding YnfA family protein, with protein sequence MIFRSAVLFFLAGLAEIAGGYFVWIWLRYDASIMWGILGGIVLILYGVIPTLQVYPNFGRVYVAYGGIFIVLSLLWGWGIDKKRPDRYDWIGAMIALIGAIIIIWMPR encoded by the coding sequence ATGATATTTAGATCAGCGGTACTTTTCTTTTTAGCGGGTCTAGCTGAAATAGCCGGGGGATACTTTGTATGGATTTGGTTACGATATGACGCGAGTATTATGTGGGGAATATTAGGGGGAATCGTTTTAATTCTATACGGTGTCATCCCTACGCTTCAGGTCTATCCTAATTTCGGAAGAGTATACGTGGCATATGGAGGTATTTTTATTGTCTTATCCCTATTATGGGGATGGGGAATAGACAAAAAGAGGCCTGACCGTTATGATTGGATTGGTGCAATGATTGCACTGATAGGTGCGATAATCATAATCTGGATGCCAAGGTAA
- a CDS encoding GNAT family N-acetyltransferase — protein MVVIRPESLIEYPAVYNVNLKAFNQDCEPNLVEAIRKSDNYIPELSLVAVINNTVVGHIMFSIIAIETDNEHIPVLSLAPLAVLPDYQNRSIGSKLIKHGLNECRKLGYTIVIVVGHPNYYPRFGFIPARSQYLEATFEVPDEAFMVLELSSGALMNIKGTVKYPPKFGI, from the coding sequence ATGGTTGTAATCAGACCTGAATCTCTAATAGAATATCCCGCAGTTTATAATGTTAATTTAAAGGCATTTAACCAAGACTGTGAACCAAATCTGGTCGAAGCTATCAGAAAATCAGACAACTATATTCCCGAATTATCTTTAGTGGCAGTAATCAATAACACAGTTGTGGGACATATAATGTTTAGTATCATTGCTATAGAAACGGATAATGAACATATACCGGTTCTTTCACTTGCACCACTAGCGGTTCTTCCGGATTACCAGAACCGTAGTATTGGTTCCAAGCTTATTAAACACGGCTTGAATGAATGTAGAAAATTGGGATATACAATAGTGATTGTAGTTGGTCACCCAAATTATTATCCACGTTTCGGTTTTATACCAGCTAGGTCTCAATATCTGGAAGCAACATTCGAAGTGCCGGATGAAGCATTTATGGTTCTTGAACTTAGTTCCGGAGCATTGATGAATATAAAAGGAACTGTTAAATATCCACCTAAGTTTGGCATTTAA
- a CDS encoding DNA-3-methyladenine glycosylase family protein, with product MEIFNYGQVEIDYLKKKDKKLAEAIERIGIIEREIIPDLFAALVHSIISQQISSKAAATVWNRFLERFDEITSQKIAYTTAEEIQQCGITMKKAIYIKSIADAVMQGEFNIDELSELPDEEVCKRLSALNGIGVWTAEMLMTFSMQRPNVMSWGDLAIRRGIMMLYHHRKLDKAKFEKYKRRYSPYCTIASLYLWEIAAGR from the coding sequence ATGGAAATTTTTAATTATGGTCAAGTTGAAATAGATTATTTAAAGAAGAAGGATAAGAAGCTGGCAGAAGCCATCGAAAGAATCGGGATAATAGAACGTGAGATCATCCCCGATTTGTTTGCTGCCCTTGTGCATAGCATTATTAGTCAGCAAATCTCTAGTAAGGCAGCTGCTACCGTCTGGAACAGGTTTTTGGAGCGTTTTGATGAGATTACGTCACAAAAAATTGCATACACTACTGCTGAAGAAATACAACAATGTGGTATTACGATGAAAAAAGCTATCTACATAAAAAGTATCGCCGATGCTGTGATGCAAGGTGAATTCAATATTGATGAATTATCAGAACTACCTGACGAGGAGGTATGCAAACGCTTGTCTGCTTTGAATGGTATAGGCGTTTGGACTGCTGAAATGCTGATGACATTTTCCATGCAGAGACCCAATGTAATGAGCTGGGGTGATCTTGCAATTAGGCGAGGAATAATGATGTTATATCACCACAGAAAATTGGATAAAGCAAAATTCGAGAAATATAAAAGGAGATATTCACCGTACTGTACAATAGCATCACTCTATCTTTGGGAAATAGCTGCTGGCCGCTAA
- a CDS encoding DUF2089 domain-containing protein, whose protein sequence is MRIISNKILNRCPVCEHEMIITNLACNNCRTKIEGEFLPSKFCRLPQEQIEFIEVFLKCRGSIKDVEKELGISYPTVRNRLDSVLQTLGYGTGKAEIPLESTNHQNILDALEKGEITPEEAAQQLRKVKR, encoded by the coding sequence GTGAGAATAATTAGCAATAAAATTTTAAACCGTTGTCCTGTGTGTGAACATGAAATGATAATAACTAATTTAGCTTGCAATAACTGTCGTACAAAAATTGAAGGGGAGTTTTTACCTTCTAAATTTTGCCGCTTACCCCAAGAACAAATAGAATTCATTGAGGTCTTTCTAAAATGCAGGGGCAGTATTAAAGATGTTGAGAAGGAACTTGGTATTTCCTATCCCACCGTCCGTAACCGCCTGGATAGTGTTTTACAAACCCTTGGTTATGGAACTGGTAAAGCAGAAATCCCTCTAGAATCAACTAACCACCAAAATATTCTAGATGCACTGGAGAAAGGGGAAATAACCCCTGAAGAAGCGGCTCAGCAATTAAGGAAAGTAAAAAGGTAA
- a CDS encoding DUF4368 domain-containing protein, translated as MALAKEEEIKGYSGQLAQGFINEKLFLELSGDANRELAKFEEQLIELAKLEESNEYDKENIVKSIDILKEIIHKKALTNTNISLLIDKIIIKETDEIGEYNRPKLDIEIFWNMPCMNLSESYYREAV; from the coding sequence TTGGCTCTGGCAAAGGAAGAAGAAATTAAGGGATACTCAGGGCAGTTGGCCCAGGGCTTTATCAATGAGAAATTGTTCCTGGAGCTATCAGGCGATGCAAATAGGGAACTGGCCAAATTTGAAGAACAGCTTATTGAATTGGCAAAGCTTGAGGAATCTAACGAATATGATAAGGAAAATATTGTTAAGAGTATAGATATACTGAAAGAAATTATTCATAAGAAAGCCCTTACAAATACTAATATTAGCCTGTTGATTGACAAGATAATTATAAAGGAAACAGATGAAATCGGCGAGTATAACAGGCCGAAGCTGGATATAGAGATTTTTTGGAATATGCCGTGTATGAATTTATCGGAAAGTTATTACAGAGAGGCTGTTTGA
- a CDS encoding recombinase family protein: protein MYLDGYGCNKISQYLNKNGYETPSVHEMKKFGFGWKPNWTQKDLWYATSVKRVLRNDAYIGTLRCSVTKVSKMKGKKVRVDKEDQFVHPNFMPAIINVDDFNMTQQIFEKRFNEKVMAGNQKIHKYAGILKCDSCKKGFVARNGKTKSGNNITYVCSTFHKYGSNYCGSHRIMEEDLDEIIMANLKVLLYTAGLRLSEVDKTIEDRLNKKGTTLIRQKK from the coding sequence ATGTACCTGGACGGCTACGGCTGCAATAAAATATCACAGTATCTAAATAAAAATGGATATGAAACCCCATCAGTTCATGAAATGAAAAAGTTCGGATTTGGGTGGAAGCCGAATTGGACTCAGAAGGATTTGTGGTATGCGACAAGTGTAAAGAGAGTATTGAGAAATGATGCCTATATTGGTACTCTCCGTTGCAGTGTTACAAAGGTGAGCAAAATGAAAGGTAAGAAAGTCAGGGTGGACAAGGAAGATCAATTTGTTCACCCTAATTTTATGCCCGCTATTATTAATGTAGACGACTTCAACATGACCCAACAAATATTCGAAAAAAGGTTTAATGAAAAGGTAATGGCCGGGAATCAAAAAATTCATAAATATGCCGGGATATTAAAATGTGATAGTTGTAAAAAGGGCTTTGTCGCCAGAAACGGCAAAACAAAATCAGGGAATAACATTACTTATGTATGTTCGACCTTCCATAAATATGGCTCGAATTACTGCGGTAGCCATAGGATTATGGAGGAAGATCTGGACGAAATTATTATGGCTAATTTGAAAGTGCTTCTTTACACTGCCGGGTTAAGGCTTAGTGAAGTTGATAAAACTATTGAAGATAGGCTGAATAAAAAAGGGACTACGTTAATCAGACAGAAAAAGTGA
- a CDS encoding MerR family transcriptional regulator, whose translation MLSILSIGDVAEKVDLNPSTLRFYEKMSLIPKPLRIGGQRRYESNVIGRIELIKIAQRAGFRISEIQFLLNGFDSDVPPSDRWKAMAVNKRMELEEKILQIRTMQNVLENSLNCNCLSWDECFKNIQLSMEVKNDI comes from the coding sequence GTGTTGTCCATATTAAGCATTGGTGATGTTGCTGAGAAAGTTGACTTGAATCCATCTACATTAAGGTTTTATGAGAAAATGAGCTTGATTCCGAAGCCACTGCGAATTGGCGGTCAAAGAAGATATGAATCCAACGTAATTGGCAGGATTGAATTAATTAAGATTGCCCAAAGAGCAGGCTTTCGCATTTCGGAAATCCAATTCTTACTGAATGGATTTGATTCAGATGTCCCCCCCTCAGATAGATGGAAAGCAATGGCAGTTAATAAACGGATGGAGTTGGAGGAGAAGATTCTTCAAATTAGAACGATGCAAAACGTGTTAGAAAACAGTTTGAATTGTAACTGTTTGTCTTGGGATGAATGTTTCAAAAATATACAGTTGAGCATGGAGGTGAAAAATGATATTTAG
- a CDS encoding helix-turn-helix transcriptional regulator, giving the protein MYDNCFDNSNKLTLEIKQLHVSQNHLIRLFKQQFNITPIEYINKLRIKKATQLLSDAHMNVLNIALLCGFGSLSTFYECFKKYTGITPNEYRKTDSAGLCNR; this is encoded by the coding sequence ATCTATGATAACTGTTTTGATAATAGCAATAAGCTCACATTAGAAATTAAACAGTTACACGTTAGTCAAAATCATTTGATTCGCCTGTTCAAACAGCAATTCAACATAACTCCTATTGAGTATATCAATAAATTGCGAATAAAAAAGGCAACCCAACTTCTTTCTGATGCACATATGAATGTACTGAACATTGCTCTTTTGTGTGGATTCGGGAGCTTATCCACTTTTTATGAATGTTTTAAAAAGTATACTGGTATAACGCCTAATGAATATAGAAAAACTGATAGCGCCGGATTGTGCAATAGGTGA